A genomic segment from Alistipes senegalensis JC50 encodes:
- a CDS encoding energy transducer TonB, whose protein sequence is MKRYVILLFLLSFAATVRAASPKPTPMYIVNGKETTEIRSIPPEDIENVEMLPADEETIARYGQRAVHGVMLITLRYDQPATFPADSTFGHYIASRVRWDASEPAARVVLRYKVTPEGDTVVHQELESTDKRLKRRVLKAVAEAPRWTPAQKNGRPIESEGVLRIQLPEGKRMPRPVELVIR, encoded by the coding sequence ATGAAAAGATACGTCATACTTCTCTTTCTCCTGAGTTTCGCCGCAACCGTCCGGGCTGCGTCGCCGAAACCTACGCCGATGTACATCGTCAACGGCAAGGAGACGACGGAAATCCGCTCGATACCGCCCGAGGACATCGAGAACGTCGAGATGCTCCCCGCCGACGAAGAGACCATCGCCCGCTACGGCCAGCGCGCCGTGCACGGCGTCATGCTCATCACCCTGCGCTACGACCAGCCCGCGACTTTCCCCGCCGACTCCACGTTCGGCCACTATATCGCCAGCCGGGTGCGGTGGGACGCGAGCGAACCCGCCGCCCGCGTGGTGCTGCGCTACAAGGTCACGCCCGAAGGCGACACCGTCGTCCATCAGGAGCTCGAATCGACCGACAAACGCCTCAAACGGCGCGTGCTGAAAGCCGTGGCCGAGGCCCCGCGCTGGACCCCGGCCCAAAAGAACGGCCGCCCGATCGAGAGCGAAGGCGTGCTGCGCATCCAGCTCCCCGAGGGCAAGCGCATGCCGCGTCCCGTGGAGCTCGTCATCCGCTGA
- the menA gene encoding 1,4-dihydroxy-2-naphthoate octaprenyltransferase — MKTNSLSAWILAVRPYSLGNSVILVLVGSALARTDGSFHWLPALLCLLFAVLMQCTANLVNDLWDFMKGADKPDRLGPDRAFAKGYITLPAMKAGIVAFTLAACAAGIGLLVWTLHAGVLRYGGWELVAVGAACVVFAWFYTAGPWPLAYHGMGDIAVILFFGLIPVGFTYYIQTGAWTWEVSVAALACGLVIDTMLMVNNFRDRDEDARCDKRTVVVCLGAGVGRWGYFALGAAAVALCLTLLAGGRPWAALLPLAYLAAHTATWRKMVHIDHGEELNVCLGETARNILLFGALFTAGILLG, encoded by the coding sequence ATGAAAACCAACTCCCTTTCCGCCTGGATACTGGCCGTGAGGCCGTATAGTCTGGGCAACTCCGTGATCCTCGTCCTCGTCGGCTCGGCTCTGGCCCGCACCGACGGCTCGTTCCACTGGCTGCCGGCCCTGCTGTGCCTGCTGTTCGCCGTGCTGATGCAGTGCACGGCCAATCTGGTGAACGACCTCTGGGACTTTATGAAAGGAGCCGACAAACCCGACCGGCTGGGACCCGACCGCGCCTTCGCCAAAGGCTACATCACCCTTCCGGCCATGAAGGCCGGCATCGTTGCGTTCACCCTCGCGGCCTGCGCCGCGGGAATCGGACTGCTCGTCTGGACCCTGCATGCCGGCGTTCTCCGCTACGGCGGCTGGGAGCTCGTCGCCGTGGGCGCCGCCTGCGTCGTCTTCGCCTGGTTCTACACCGCCGGCCCGTGGCCGCTGGCCTATCACGGCATGGGGGACATCGCGGTCATCCTCTTCTTCGGACTGATCCCCGTGGGATTCACCTACTACATCCAGACCGGAGCGTGGACCTGGGAAGTCTCGGTCGCAGCGCTGGCCTGCGGACTGGTGATCGACACGATGCTGATGGTCAACAATTTCCGCGACCGCGACGAGGACGCGCGCTGCGACAAGCGCACGGTCGTCGTCTGCCTCGGGGCCGGAGTCGGCCGCTGGGGCTATTTCGCCCTCGGGGCCGCCGCCGTCGCGCTCTGCCTCACGCTGCTGGCCGGAGGCCGCCCGTGGGCCGCGCTGCTGCCCCTCGCCTACCTCGCGGCGCACACCGCCACGTGGCGCAAGATGGTGCACATCGACCACGGCGAAGAACTGAACGTCTGTCTGGGCGAAACGGCCCGCAACATCCTGCTGTTCGGAGCCCTGTTCACCGCCGGAATCCTGCTGGGCTGA
- the xseA gene encoding exodeoxyribonuclease VII large subunit, protein MAETQHITLRELQRRVKAALEGQFALPVWVNAEISEIKVNYSGHCYLELVEKGGDNGVPTAQARAVVWRSHYPRISGYFEAETGQPLAAGIKILAKVLVSYHELYGFSLQITDIDPSYTLGDMERQRQQTIAQLQQDGVWEMNREVPMPAVVQRIAIVSSVNAAGYQDFCKELDKSPYRFRLTLFDAFMQGEAAEESIVEALCAVADRAEDFDAVVLIRGGGSRSDLNCFNAYRLCAHVAQFPLPILTGIGHDKDTSVADMVAHTALKTPTAVAGWLVERMAGIEGWLDSAALQLHDTTAAAMHASEVRLERLSGELRRLSGELLTRQSLQLEHLAGVLPEAARDFLARQTTRLENAAELIAGRSPERILRLGFAVVRSGGRAVTSVRAVAAGEPIEVEVADGKISATVNAEKIWQKKS, encoded by the coding sequence ATGGCTGAGACGCAACATATCACCCTGCGCGAATTGCAGCGCCGCGTGAAAGCGGCGCTCGAAGGGCAGTTCGCCCTGCCCGTGTGGGTGAACGCCGAAATTTCCGAAATAAAGGTCAACTACTCGGGCCACTGCTACCTCGAACTGGTCGAGAAGGGCGGCGACAACGGCGTGCCGACGGCGCAGGCCCGGGCCGTCGTATGGCGTTCGCACTACCCGCGCATCTCGGGTTATTTCGAGGCCGAAACGGGGCAGCCGCTGGCCGCGGGCATCAAGATACTGGCCAAGGTGCTGGTCTCCTACCACGAACTCTACGGCTTCTCGCTGCAAATCACCGACATCGACCCTTCGTACACGCTGGGCGACATGGAGCGGCAGCGGCAGCAGACCATCGCGCAGTTGCAGCAGGACGGAGTCTGGGAGATGAACCGCGAGGTGCCGATGCCGGCCGTCGTGCAGCGCATAGCCATCGTGTCGAGCGTCAACGCCGCGGGCTACCAAGACTTCTGCAAAGAGCTGGACAAAAGCCCCTACCGGTTCCGCCTCACGCTGTTCGACGCCTTCATGCAGGGCGAAGCGGCCGAGGAATCCATCGTCGAAGCCTTGTGCGCCGTGGCCGACCGTGCGGAGGATTTCGACGCCGTGGTGCTGATCCGCGGCGGCGGGTCGAGGAGCGACCTCAACTGTTTCAACGCCTACCGCCTCTGCGCCCACGTGGCGCAGTTCCCGCTGCCCATTCTGACGGGCATCGGGCACGACAAGGACACCAGCGTCGCCGACATGGTGGCCCACACGGCGCTCAAAACTCCGACGGCGGTGGCCGGATGGCTCGTCGAACGGATGGCCGGAATCGAAGGATGGCTCGACAGCGCCGCCCTGCAACTCCATGACACGACGGCGGCGGCGATGCACGCCTCGGAGGTGCGTCTCGAACGCCTTTCGGGCGAGCTGCGGCGGCTGAGCGGCGAACTTCTCACCCGGCAGTCGCTGCAACTGGAACACCTCGCAGGGGTGCTTCCCGAAGCAGCGCGGGATTTCCTCGCGCGGCAGACGACGCGGCTGGAAAACGCCGCGGAACTGATCGCCGGGCGTTCGCCCGAACGCATCCTCCGGCTGGGATTCGCCGTGGTGCGGAGCGGCGGCAGGGCGGTGACCTCGGTCCGGGCGGTCGCGGCGGGCGAACCCATCGAGGTCGAAGTCGCCGACGGCAAGATAAGTGCAACCGTAAACGCTGAAAAGATATGGCAAAAAAAGAGCTGA
- the xseB gene encoding exodeoxyribonuclease VII small subunit: MAKKELTYAEAMAEIEKILGRLRSEEMNVDGLAAEVKRATELIASCKARLRKAEADVNKVLE, translated from the coding sequence ATGGCAAAAAAAGAGCTGACCTACGCCGAGGCGATGGCCGAGATCGAAAAGATTCTCGGACGCCTGCGCAGCGAGGAGATGAACGTGGACGGCCTCGCGGCGGAGGTGAAACGCGCCACGGAGCTGATAGCCTCGTGCAAGGCGCGCCTGCGCAAGGCCGAAGCCGACGTGAACAAAGTGTTGGAATAG
- a CDS encoding class I SAM-dependent methyltransferase, with protein sequence MKKLIRWSLNHIPRPVLQRIAGWAVPAAGLLYKGRGVECPVCGAKYRKFMPYGYVQSRSNALCPKCLSLERHRLLWLYLTRETDLLTAFPRTLHIAPEVCIMRHLKPHFRPHPGQYVTADLESPLADIHFDVQQIPLADDSVDVVICNHILEHVADDRKALRELHRILKPGGWGIVLSPVDRDYERTYEDDSITDPDERTRIFGQYDHRRIYGADYADRLREAGFEAADIDYAATFTDEERRLYALPADHIYVVYKV encoded by the coding sequence ATGAAAAAGCTGATCCGCTGGTCGCTGAACCACATTCCGCGCCCCGTGCTGCAACGCATCGCCGGATGGGCCGTGCCCGCGGCGGGACTCCTCTACAAGGGCCGCGGGGTCGAATGCCCCGTGTGCGGCGCGAAATACCGGAAATTCATGCCCTACGGCTATGTGCAGTCGCGGTCCAACGCGCTGTGCCCCAAGTGTCTGTCGCTGGAGCGCCACCGTCTGCTGTGGCTCTACCTGACGCGCGAGACCGACCTCCTGACCGCCTTTCCGCGCACGCTGCACATCGCCCCCGAGGTCTGCATCATGCGCCACCTCAAACCCCACTTCCGTCCGCATCCGGGACAATACGTCACGGCCGACCTCGAAAGCCCGCTGGCGGACATCCATTTCGACGTGCAGCAGATCCCGCTGGCCGACGATTCGGTGGACGTGGTGATCTGCAACCACATTCTGGAACACGTCGCCGACGACCGGAAAGCGCTGCGCGAACTGCACCGCATCCTCAAACCCGGCGGCTGGGGCATCGTCCTCTCGCCCGTGGACCGGGATTACGAACGGACCTACGAGGACGATTCGATCACCGACCCCGACGAGCGCACGCGCATCTTCGGGCAGTACGACCACCGGCGCATCTACGGCGCCGATTATGCCGACCGCCTGCGCGAAGCGGGCTTCGAGGCCGCGGACATCGACTACGCCGCGACCTTCACCGACGAGGAGCGCAGGCTATACGCCCTGCCCGCCGATCACATCTACGTGGTTTACAAAGTCTGA
- a CDS encoding PHP domain-containing protein, which translates to MAAFDLHIHSEYSSDGEFSVAELVGKCLGAQLTLFSLTDHNSVRGVGEAARLACERGIGFVPGIEIDCNYRGTDLHLLGYGIDWRSADFARLEEEVAAKVMASFGGMVDNLLKLGFSVDAEAVLAAAGGGLPTGELIAEVMLSDAKYHTPPLRPYMEGGARSDMPYINFYLDYFAQGRPAFVPVEYMDFRRAVELVRDNGGVPVVAHPGLNFRGREEIAEQLLGRGAAGLEVFNNYHTPEQAAYFASLVRSEGALMTCGSDFHGKTKPRIAVGRFPSDSRFDGRLSDFVNHVDVIGGQGV; encoded by the coding sequence ATGGCCGCTTTCGATCTGCACATCCATTCCGAATACAGCAGCGACGGGGAATTTTCCGTTGCCGAACTCGTCGGCAAGTGCCTCGGGGCGCAGCTGACGCTCTTTTCGCTGACGGATCACAATTCGGTGCGGGGCGTCGGCGAAGCCGCCCGGCTGGCCTGCGAACGGGGCATCGGATTCGTTCCGGGCATCGAGATCGACTGCAACTACCGGGGTACGGACCTCCACCTGCTGGGGTACGGCATCGACTGGCGGTCGGCGGATTTCGCACGGCTCGAAGAGGAGGTCGCCGCCAAGGTCATGGCGTCGTTCGGCGGCATGGTCGATAACCTGCTGAAACTGGGTTTCTCCGTGGATGCCGAAGCGGTGCTGGCGGCCGCTGGAGGAGGACTTCCGACGGGCGAACTGATCGCCGAGGTGATGCTTTCCGACGCGAAATATCATACGCCCCCGCTGCGGCCCTATATGGAGGGCGGCGCACGGAGCGATATGCCTTACATCAACTTTTATCTTGATTATTTCGCCCAGGGACGTCCGGCGTTCGTGCCCGTGGAGTATATGGATTTCCGCCGGGCCGTCGAACTGGTCCGCGACAACGGCGGGGTGCCGGTCGTGGCGCATCCGGGGTTGAATTTCCGGGGCCGCGAGGAGATCGCCGAACAGCTTTTGGGCCGCGGGGCCGCGGGACTGGAGGTCTTCAACAACTACCACACTCCCGAACAGGCCGCTTATTTCGCCTCGCTGGTCCGGTCCGAAGGGGCCCTGATGACCTGCGGGAGCGATTTCCACGGCAAGACCAAACCCCGCATCGCCGTCGGACGCTTCCCGTCGGACAGCCGTTTCGACGGCCGTCTGTCAGACTTTGTAAACCACGTAGATGTGATCGGCGGGCAGGGCGTATAG
- the trhA gene encoding PAQR family membrane homeostasis protein TrhA: MAKKKEIYVPTVGEEVANAVSHGVMSFLALVALPFAAVWAYVHDPDGVLAAASVSVFVISIFLMFLASTLYHSMNPQSKHKDVFHILDHIFIYVAIAGSYTPIALVVIGGWQGVFITVLQWAMVLFGIFYKSLSRKSIPAVSLTIYLVMGWTIVFFLPLFVRRASTPLLVLIALGGLLYTLGAWFYAKKGFRYHHMVWHLLINLAVAAHFVGIVFYLC; this comes from the coding sequence ATGGCAAAGAAAAAGGAGATTTACGTGCCGACCGTCGGCGAGGAGGTCGCCAATGCCGTGTCCCACGGCGTGATGTCGTTTTTGGCGCTCGTGGCGCTTCCTTTTGCCGCCGTGTGGGCCTATGTGCATGATCCCGACGGGGTTCTGGCGGCGGCCTCGGTGTCGGTTTTCGTGATCTCGATTTTTCTGATGTTCCTCGCCTCGACGCTCTACCACTCGATGAATCCGCAGTCGAAGCACAAGGACGTTTTCCACATCCTCGACCATATCTTCATCTACGTCGCCATCGCGGGCAGCTACACGCCCATCGCGCTGGTGGTCATCGGCGGCTGGCAGGGCGTTTTCATCACCGTCCTCCAATGGGCGATGGTCCTTTTCGGCATCTTCTACAAATCACTGTCCCGCAAGTCGATACCGGCCGTCAGTCTGACCATCTATCTGGTCATGGGCTGGACGATCGTCTTCTTCCTGCCGTTGTTCGTGCGCCGGGCCTCGACGCCGCTGCTGGTGCTGATCGCGCTGGGCGGCCTGCTCTACACCCTCGGGGCCTGGTTCTACGCCAAAAAGGGATTCCGCTATCACCACATGGTCTGGCATCTGCTGATAAACCTCGCGGTCGCGGCGCACTTCGTCGGGATCGTCTTTTACCTCTGCTGA
- a CDS encoding RelA/SpoT family protein, which yields MDFSRYEKLRTLVRANFSEQTQRLVDEALEYAGGKLAGLVRYDGSPLLDHAVAVASIVISEVGLGRNSSVASILHDVVRLAHKQLPAEEFLALSADIRKRFGDQVMGITLGLANISELKLKVAKEQADNFRDLIVSYSEDPRVILIKLADRLEVMRSLEMFPREKWRKKSWESMNLYAQIAHKLGLYSIKSELEDIALKYLEPKDYEHIVTKLEESAEERRAFIARFLVPIEQRLHRLGIKYHVKSRTKSIFSIWSKMHKQHVPFEGVYDIFAIRIIIDCDKEAEKQLCWTAYSVVTDFYTPNPNRMRDWISIPKSNGYESLHTTVSAEGRWVEVQIRTERMDAVAERGIAAHWRYKGVNQGAQTSEMWLGHLRELIEDTTHALAQRFDAKPASGEIFVFTPNGDLRKLPEGATVLDFAFDIHTSLGSTCVGGKVNNRSVPIREQLRNGDIVEILTQKNQTPKSDWLTFVVTSKARNKIKSYLREEQAKHTRMGREELERKLKNWKFAITIDEAVAYLAKYFKLRLGTEVYALIATQKLDFGSIKEILARHLSGEAEEERRAAAAEVERQKAALHSARESAAPQDALVIDDDISKIQYKLAKCCNPIKGDDVFGFVTINAGITIHRCDCPNAKRMRENYPYRVIDARWRQNAEGAFRVTIRIVAADTTGMANHITEVIVRDLKLGIRSMNFAPAGNGCLAGEVAVEVPGAGVVDTLIHQIMRIKGVQRAYRIN from the coding sequence ATGGACTTTTCACGGTACGAAAAACTCCGCACGCTCGTTCGCGCGAACTTCTCGGAGCAAACTCAGCGCCTCGTTGACGAAGCGTTGGAGTATGCCGGCGGGAAACTCGCCGGGCTGGTGCGCTACGACGGCTCGCCCCTGCTGGACCACGCCGTCGCGGTGGCTTCGATCGTGATCTCGGAAGTGGGCCTCGGCCGCAACTCCTCCGTGGCGTCCATCCTGCACGACGTTGTGCGTCTGGCCCACAAGCAGCTTCCGGCCGAGGAGTTCCTCGCCCTGAGCGCCGACATCCGCAAGCGCTTCGGCGATCAGGTCATGGGCATCACCCTCGGGCTGGCCAACATCTCGGAGCTCAAACTCAAAGTGGCCAAGGAGCAGGCCGACAACTTCCGCGACCTGATCGTCAGCTACTCCGAAGACCCGCGCGTGATCCTCATCAAACTGGCCGACCGCCTCGAAGTGATGCGCTCGCTGGAGATGTTCCCGCGCGAAAAGTGGCGCAAGAAGAGCTGGGAGTCGATGAACCTCTATGCCCAGATCGCCCACAAGCTGGGCCTCTACTCGATCAAGAGCGAGTTGGAGGACATCGCCCTGAAATACCTCGAACCGAAGGATTACGAGCACATCGTCACGAAGCTCGAAGAGAGCGCCGAAGAGCGCCGTGCGTTCATCGCCCGCTTCCTCGTGCCGATCGAGCAGCGGTTGCACCGCCTCGGCATCAAATACCATGTCAAAAGCCGCACCAAGTCGATCTTTTCGATCTGGAGCAAGATGCACAAACAGCACGTCCCGTTCGAGGGCGTCTACGACATCTTCGCCATCCGCATCATCATCGACTGCGACAAGGAGGCCGAAAAACAGCTGTGCTGGACGGCCTATTCGGTGGTGACGGACTTCTACACCCCCAATCCCAACCGCATGCGCGACTGGATCTCGATCCCCAAGTCGAACGGCTACGAGTCGCTGCACACCACCGTGTCGGCCGAAGGGCGCTGGGTCGAGGTGCAGATCCGCACCGAACGCATGGACGCCGTGGCCGAGCGCGGCATCGCGGCGCACTGGCGCTACAAGGGGGTCAACCAAGGGGCGCAGACCAGCGAAATGTGGCTGGGACACCTGCGCGAACTGATCGAGGATACGACGCACGCGCTGGCGCAGCGTTTCGACGCCAAACCCGCCTCGGGCGAAATCTTCGTCTTCACGCCCAACGGTGACCTGCGGAAACTCCCCGAGGGAGCCACGGTGCTGGATTTCGCCTTCGACATCCACACCTCGCTGGGCTCGACGTGTGTGGGCGGCAAGGTCAACAACCGTTCGGTGCCGATCCGCGAGCAGCTGCGCAACGGCGACATCGTCGAAATCCTCACCCAGAAGAACCAGACCCCGAAGTCGGACTGGCTGACCTTCGTGGTGACCTCGAAGGCCCGCAACAAGATCAAATCCTACCTCCGCGAGGAGCAGGCCAAGCATACGCGCATGGGGCGCGAGGAGCTGGAACGCAAGCTCAAGAACTGGAAATTCGCCATCACGATCGACGAGGCGGTGGCCTACCTGGCCAAATACTTCAAACTGCGCCTCGGAACAGAGGTCTACGCCCTGATCGCCACCCAGAAGCTCGATTTCGGGTCGATCAAGGAGATTCTGGCCCGCCACCTCTCGGGGGAGGCCGAGGAGGAGCGCCGCGCGGCGGCCGCCGAGGTCGAACGCCAGAAGGCCGCGCTGCACAGCGCGCGGGAGAGCGCCGCGCCGCAGGATGCGCTGGTGATCGACGACGACATTTCGAAAATACAATATAAACTGGCCAAGTGCTGCAACCCGATCAAGGGCGACGACGTGTTCGGGTTCGTGACGATCAATGCGGGCATCACGATCCACCGCTGCGACTGTCCCAATGCCAAGCGCATGCGCGAAAACTATCCCTACCGGGTGATCGACGCCCGCTGGCGGCAGAACGCCGAGGGGGCTTTCCGCGTGACGATCCGCATCGTGGCGGCGGACACGACGGGCATGGCCAACCACATCACCGAGGTCATCGTCCGCGACCTCAAACTGGGCATCCGCTCAATGAACTTCGCCCCGGCCGGCAACGGCTGTCTGGCGGGAGAAGTCGCGGTCGAGGTGCCCGGCGCGGGCGTCGTGGATACGCTGATCCATCAGATCATGCGCATCAAGGGCGTGCAGAGGGCCTACCGCATCAACTAA
- a CDS encoding GNAT family N-acetyltransferase has translation MNNNTISVVFADSSHAHYAPRICELIYESALQRGTGIAKRSPEYIAAKMTGGKAVVALDGEKLVGFSYIECWGHGDFVATSGLIVDPEYRHMGLAEQIKRRTFELARRRFPFAKLFSITTSLPVMKLNSRMGYVPVTFSELTEDEEFWRGCEGCCNYDILQRNNRRMCLCTGMLYDPAKEPPAKQSRLAPYRMFLRNKVKKLFHLK, from the coding sequence ATGAATAACAACACAATCAGCGTCGTATTCGCCGACTCGTCACACGCACACTACGCACCGCGTATCTGCGAACTGATCTATGAGTCGGCCCTGCAGCGGGGCACGGGCATCGCCAAGCGTTCGCCCGAGTACATCGCAGCGAAAATGACCGGTGGCAAGGCCGTCGTGGCGCTGGACGGTGAAAAACTGGTCGGGTTCAGCTACATCGAGTGCTGGGGTCACGGCGACTTCGTCGCCACCTCGGGACTGATCGTCGATCCGGAGTACCGGCACATGGGACTCGCGGAACAGATCAAACGACGAACGTTCGAGCTTGCCCGACGACGATTCCCGTTTGCCAAGTTATTCAGTATCACCACGTCGCTGCCCGTCATGAAGCTCAATTCGCGGATGGGCTACGTTCCCGTGACCTTCTCGGAACTCACCGAGGACGAGGAGTTCTGGCGCGGCTGCGAAGGCTGCTGCAACTACGACATCCTGCAACGCAACAACCGCCGCATGTGTCTCTGCACGGGAATGCTCTACGACCCGGCCAAGGAGCCGCCCGCGAAGCAGTCGCGCCTGGCGCCCTACCGGATGTTCCTGAGGAACAAAGTAAAGAAGTTGTTTCACCTGAAATAG
- the argG gene encoding argininosuccinate synthase → MEKKKVVLAFSGGLDTSFCVKYLSEEKGYDVYTAIANTGGFSKPELEKIERRAVELGAAAHATLDIEQEYYEKSIRYMVFGNILRNGTYPISVSSERIFQAIAIIEYAKKIGADAVAHGSTGAGNDQVRFDLTFQILAPEIEIITPTRDMTLTREYEIDYLRKHGITADYKKMEYSINKGLWGTSIGGKETLHSEQTLPEEAYPSQITAEGEERLKLTFEQGELAAVNGKPYADKVEAIRAVEAIGSKFGIGRDMHIGDTIIGIKGRVGFEAAAPMLIIAAHKMLEKHTLTKWQIYWKDQVATWYGMFLHEAQYLEPVMRDIEAMLLSSQRNVTGTVELILRPRNYTLVGVESTYDLMKTDFGEYGEVNKAWTADDVKGFTKILGNQIKIYYNVQKRNGKKEQ, encoded by the coding sequence ATGGAAAAGAAGAAAGTGGTTCTGGCGTTCAGCGGAGGTCTGGACACCTCGTTTTGCGTAAAATACCTCTCCGAGGAGAAGGGGTACGACGTTTACACGGCGATCGCCAACACGGGCGGATTCTCGAAGCCCGAACTCGAAAAGATCGAACGGCGCGCCGTGGAACTCGGCGCCGCGGCCCACGCCACGCTCGACATCGAACAGGAGTACTACGAGAAGAGCATCCGCTACATGGTCTTCGGCAACATCCTGCGCAACGGAACCTATCCCATTTCGGTGAGCTCGGAGCGAATCTTCCAGGCCATCGCCATCATCGAATACGCCAAGAAGATCGGCGCCGACGCCGTCGCCCACGGTTCGACGGGCGCGGGCAACGACCAGGTGCGCTTCGACCTGACATTCCAGATCCTCGCCCCCGAGATCGAGATCATCACCCCGACGCGCGACATGACCCTGACGCGCGAATACGAGATCGACTACCTGCGCAAGCACGGCATCACGGCCGACTACAAGAAGATGGAGTACTCGATCAACAAGGGGCTGTGGGGCACCTCGATCGGCGGCAAGGAGACCCTCCATTCGGAGCAGACGCTTCCCGAAGAGGCTTATCCCAGCCAGATCACGGCCGAGGGCGAAGAGCGGCTGAAACTCACCTTCGAGCAGGGCGAGCTGGCGGCGGTCAACGGCAAACCCTATGCGGATAAAGTCGAGGCCATCCGCGCCGTGGAGGCCATCGGTTCGAAATTCGGCATCGGCCGCGACATGCACATCGGAGACACGATTATCGGCATCAAGGGCCGCGTGGGATTCGAGGCCGCCGCGCCGATGCTCATCATCGCCGCGCACAAGATGCTCGAAAAGCACACACTGACCAAATGGCAGATATACTGGAAGGATCAGGTCGCCACGTGGTACGGAATGTTCCTCCACGAGGCGCAGTACCTCGAGCCCGTGATGCGCGACATCGAGGCCATGCTCCTCTCCTCGCAGCGCAACGTCACGGGAACCGTGGAGCTGATCCTCCGCCCGCGCAACTACACGCTCGTGGGCGTGGAGTCGACGTACGACCTCATGAAGACCGACTTCGGAGAGTACGGAGAGGTCAACAAGGCCTGGACGGCCGATGACGTGAAGGGTTTCACGAAGATCCTCGGCAACCAGATCAAGATCTACTACAACGTCCAGAAACGTAACGGAAAGAAGGAGCAATGA
- the argC gene encoding N-acetyl-gamma-glutamyl-phosphate reductase — protein MIRAGIIGGAGYTAGELIRLLVNHPQVEIAFVHSTSNAGNLLTEVHAGLEGETSMRFCAEYDLAAADVVFLCSAHGQSRTWLAEQTLPEGLRIIDLAQDFRDESEGFVYGLPEMNRERIRTARRVANPGCFATAIQLALLPLAAAGLLQDEVHVTAVTGSTGAGVKPSATTHFSWRASNISVYKAFTHQHLIEIGRNLRLLEPSFDRAVNFVPMRGDFTRGILASVYTACPLDGEAVRKLYAGFYAPAAFTRVTDCGVDLKQVVNTNKALLHTAVYDGKVHVVSAIDNLLKGASGQAVQNMNLMFGLDEKEGLRLKASAF, from the coding sequence ATGATCCGCGCGGGCATCATCGGAGGGGCCGGATACACGGCCGGGGAGCTGATCCGTCTGCTGGTGAACCACCCGCAGGTGGAGATCGCCTTCGTACACAGTACCTCGAACGCCGGGAACCTCCTCACGGAGGTACACGCGGGGCTGGAGGGCGAGACGTCGATGCGCTTCTGCGCGGAGTACGACCTCGCGGCCGCCGACGTGGTCTTCCTCTGCTCGGCGCACGGACAGAGCCGCACGTGGCTGGCGGAGCAGACGCTTCCCGAGGGGCTGCGGATCATCGACCTGGCGCAGGATTTCCGCGACGAGTCGGAGGGCTTCGTCTACGGGCTCCCGGAGATGAACCGCGAGCGCATCCGCACGGCGCGTCGCGTCGCCAACCCCGGGTGCTTCGCCACGGCGATCCAGCTGGCGCTGCTGCCGCTGGCCGCAGCGGGGCTGTTGCAGGACGAGGTGCACGTGACGGCGGTCACCGGATCGACGGGCGCGGGCGTAAAGCCCTCGGCCACGACCCATTTCAGCTGGCGGGCGTCGAACATTTCGGTCTACAAGGCTTTCACGCACCAGCACCTGATCGAGATCGGGCGCAACCTGCGGCTGCTGGAGCCGTCGTTCGACCGCGCGGTGAACTTCGTGCCGATGCGCGGGGACTTCACGCGGGGCATTCTGGCGAGCGTCTACACGGCGTGTCCGCTCGACGGCGAGGCCGTACGGAAGCTCTACGCCGGTTTCTACGCCCCGGCGGCGTTCACTCGTGTCACGGACTGCGGCGTGGACCTGAAACAGGTGGTGAACACCAACAAGGCGTTGCTGCACACGGCCGTCTACGACGGTAAAGTGCACGTCGTCTCGGCGATCGACAACCTGCTGAAAGGCGCCTCGGGGCAGGCCGTGCAGAACATGAACCTGATGTTCGGGCTCGACGAGAAGGAGGGCCTGCGACTCAAAGCAAGTGCATTTTAA